A section of the Gloeobacter violaceus PCC 7421 genome encodes:
- a CDS encoding phycobilisome rod-core linker polypeptide has translation MSATTYDWRKVIDSIKIEDPVKPGDFANFLDMARGIESRTGVWSISYESLRTLGPPEGGMLRPAVGGTAEAAAQKQLGITAVAPASVVELRPNASEEDLQGVLRAVYRQVLGNTYVMESERPTQAESLLRNGSISVREFVRRIAKSDLYKERFFNKASNNRFIELNFKHLLGRAPYNHGEIQEHFGLYHKAGYDVEIDSYIDSDEYIETFGENIVPYFRGFKYQTNQSAGGFPRMVKLWGGDAGSDTDRGKNGQRTLVTTKDLIGPTKIFVPFVAPGRDADMVSGDYTRLAFGLSGEAAAQRQLGIASVAPAPICQLRPNASEEDLQGVLRAVYRQVLGNTYVMESERPTQAESLLRNGSISVREFVRRIAKSDLYKERFFNKASNNRFIELNFKHLLGRAPYNHGEIQEHFGLYHKAGYDVEIDSYIDSDEYIETFGENIVPYFRGFKYQTNQSAGGFPRMVKLWGGDAGSDTDRATGGQRTLVTTRELVKTLPLLTEIPAVPATRGFEQVLNQLKRPAPGGTGEAQGQKQLGITAVAPAPICQLRPNASEEDLQGVLRAVYRQVLGNTYVMESERPTQAESLLRNGSISVREFVRRIAKSDLYKERFFNKASNNRFIELNFKHLLGRAPYNHGEIQEHFGLYHKAGYDAEIDSYIDSDEYLLTFGEDVVPYFRGFKYQTNQSAGGFPRFTKLYGGDAGSDTDRGKNGQRTLVTTKDLVVSGQFSKPV, from the coding sequence ATGAGCGCGACCACGTACGACTGGCGCAAGGTGATCGATTCTATCAAGATTGAAGACCCGGTCAAGCCGGGCGATTTTGCGAATTTTCTCGACATGGCCCGGGGTATCGAGTCGCGCACCGGCGTCTGGAGCATTTCCTATGAGAGCCTGCGCACCCTGGGTCCACCCGAGGGCGGTATGCTGCGGCCTGCCGTGGGCGGTACCGCCGAGGCGGCGGCTCAAAAGCAACTGGGTATCACCGCCGTGGCCCCCGCCTCCGTGGTCGAATTGCGCCCCAACGCCAGTGAAGAAGACTTGCAGGGCGTGCTGCGGGCCGTCTACCGCCAGGTGCTCGGCAACACCTACGTCATGGAAAGCGAAAGACCCACCCAGGCCGAGTCGCTGCTGCGCAACGGCTCGATCAGCGTGCGCGAATTCGTCCGCCGCATCGCCAAGTCGGACCTTTACAAAGAGCGCTTTTTCAACAAAGCCTCCAACAACCGCTTCATCGAGCTCAATTTCAAGCATCTGCTGGGCCGCGCCCCCTACAACCACGGTGAGATTCAGGAGCACTTCGGGCTCTACCACAAGGCCGGCTACGACGTGGAAATCGACTCCTACATCGATTCTGATGAGTACATCGAAACTTTCGGCGAGAATATCGTTCCTTATTTCCGGGGCTTCAAGTACCAGACCAACCAGTCCGCGGGCGGCTTCCCGCGCATGGTCAAACTCTGGGGCGGCGACGCGGGTTCCGACACCGACCGCGGCAAGAATGGCCAGCGCACCCTCGTCACCACCAAAGATCTGATTGGCCCTACCAAGATATTCGTGCCCTTCGTGGCACCCGGTCGCGACGCGGACATGGTGTCCGGGGACTACACGCGCCTTGCTTTCGGCCTCAGCGGTGAAGCGGCGGCCCAGCGGCAGTTGGGCATCGCCTCGGTGGCCCCCGCGCCGATCTGCCAGCTGCGCCCCAACGCCAGTGAAGAAGACTTGCAGGGCGTGCTGCGGGCCGTCTACCGCCAGGTGCTCGGCAACACCTACGTCATGGAAAGCGAAAGACCCACCCAGGCCGAGTCGCTGCTGCGCAACGGCTCGATCAGCGTGCGTGAATTCGTCCGCCGCATCGCCAAGTCGGACCTTTACAAAGAGCGCTTTTTCAACAAAGCCTCCAACAACCGCTTCATCGAGCTCAATTTCAAGCATCTGCTGGGCCGCGCCCCCTACAACCACGGTGAGATTCAGGAGCACTTCGGGCTCTACCACAAGGCCGGCTACGACGTGGAAATCGACTCCTACATCGATTCTGATGAGTACATCGAAACTTTCGGCGAGAATATCGTTCCTTATTTCCGGGGCTTCAAGTACCAGACCAACCAGTCCGCGGGCGGCTTCCCGCGCATGGTCAAACTCTGGGGCGGCGACGCGGGTTCCGATACCGACCGCGCGACGGGTGGACAGCGCACCCTCGTCACCACCCGCGAGTTGGTGAAAACGCTTCCTCTGTTGACGGAGATCCCGGCTGTACCGGCTACCCGTGGGTTCGAGCAAGTGCTCAACCAGCTGAAGCGTCCCGCCCCCGGCGGCACGGGTGAGGCGCAGGGACAAAAGCAACTGGGTATCACCGCCGTGGCTCCCGCGCCGATCTGCCAGCTGCGCCCCAACGCCAGTGAAGAAGACTTGCAGGGCGTGCTGCGGGCCGTCTACCGCCAGGTGCTCGGCAACACCTACGTCATGGAAAGCGAAAGACCCACCCAGGCCGAGTCGCTGCTGCGCAACGGCTCGATCAGCGTGCGTGAATTCGTCCGCCGCATCGCCAAGTCGGACCTTTACAAAGAGCGCTTTTTCAACAAAGCCTCCAACAACCGCTTCATCGAGCTCAATTTCAAGCATCTGCTGGGCCGCGCCCCCTACAACCACGGTGAGATTCAGGAGCACTTCGGGCTCTACCACAAGGCCGGCTACGACGCGGAGATCGACTCCTACATCGATTCTGATGAGTACTTGCTGACCTTCGGTGAGGATGTGGTGCCCTACTTCCGGGGCTTCAAGTACCAGACCAACCAGTCCGCGGGCGGCTTCCCGCGCTTCACCAAACTCTACGGTGGCGACGCGGGTTCCGACACCGACCGCGGCAAGAATGGCCAGCGTACCCTCGTCACCACCAAAGATCTGGTGGTCTCCGGCCAGTTCAGTAAGCCTGTCTAA
- a CDS encoding photosystem II reaction center protein K translates to MTALTLLAAPGIPAGWEWANPLIDLLPIIPLLFFALAFVWQAAIGFK, encoded by the coding sequence ATGACAGCATTGACGCTTTTGGCGGCGCCGGGAATCCCCGCCGGTTGGGAGTGGGCAAATCCGTTGATAGACCTGCTTCCCATCATCCCGCTTCTGTTTTTCGCCCTGGCTTTCGTCTGGCAGGCCGCGATCGGCTTCAAGTAA
- a CDS encoding Mo-dependent nitrogenase C-terminal domain-containing protein, whose product MVGAVSSIRGEEQMIAWLRGLLTVAWADGDYDETERACVQAVIAQEGLGGRSAQVLVPIEPEELSATLAADPVLSEHFLRTALMVALADGEYSQAEEQLIGRFCDALGHRCEVLSGLRTNLTGAAQAPVAPEHRPPHLDLLQPVKHWLDGVEVRDPAIARFLCRMIPSQCPFERDVPLPGGKVVHIPPMCKINPLYEQLVGLRFRALSYLADDCQEDVSPYV is encoded by the coding sequence ATGGTGGGTGCAGTTTCTTCTATCCGCGGCGAAGAGCAGATGATTGCCTGGCTGCGCGGCCTGCTGACGGTGGCCTGGGCGGACGGCGATTACGACGAAACCGAGCGCGCCTGTGTACAGGCCGTCATCGCCCAGGAAGGACTCGGCGGTCGATCGGCGCAAGTGCTTGTGCCGATCGAGCCGGAGGAGTTGTCGGCTACCCTGGCCGCCGACCCGGTCCTTTCTGAACATTTTTTGCGCACAGCATTAATGGTAGCTCTGGCCGACGGTGAGTACTCGCAGGCGGAGGAGCAACTGATTGGGCGCTTTTGCGACGCTCTGGGCCATCGGTGCGAAGTATTGAGCGGCCTGCGCACCAATCTCACCGGCGCGGCCCAGGCACCGGTTGCCCCGGAGCACAGACCACCCCACCTCGACTTGCTGCAGCCGGTCAAGCACTGGCTCGACGGCGTCGAAGTGCGCGATCCGGCCATTGCCCGCTTTCTGTGCCGGATGATTCCGTCCCAGTGCCCCTTTGAGCGCGATGTGCCCCTGCCGGGCGGCAAAGTTGTGCACATCCCGCCCATGTGCAAGATCAATCCGCTGTACGAACAGCTGGTGGGGCTGCGCTTTCGGGCGCTTTCGTACCTGGCGGACGATTGCCAAGAAGACGTCTCGCCTTACGTCTAA
- a CDS encoding alpha/beta fold hydrolase produces MLIRESTVRAGGRQWFYRSAGSESGPPVLLLHGLPSHSHGWREAVPVLAERGLWVIAADWVGFGGSDKPDKSAFNYTPDAFIAALAAFVDALALERFSLVVQGFLGSAGIQYALREPRRIARLAVINAPIATSAKLPWNLRQLGLPLVGEMLTQNPLSVDQTLEGGGYTVISNGDLGAFRRPYSESGDAGRALMLTVRNLDLPRAMAEIEAGLTPWRQNGPVPTPFALALIWGLRDRYLGEAMAKSFVAAHPQVEFFPVAQAGHYPLEQDPAAVNQALVRFVAQPR; encoded by the coding sequence GTGCTCATCCGCGAAAGTACGGTCCGCGCCGGAGGCCGGCAATGGTTTTACCGCTCGGCGGGCAGCGAGTCTGGGCCGCCCGTGCTGCTCCTGCACGGTCTGCCTTCCCACAGCCACGGTTGGCGGGAGGCGGTCCCGGTGCTGGCCGAGCGGGGTCTGTGGGTGATCGCCGCCGACTGGGTGGGTTTTGGCGGTAGCGACAAACCGGACAAATCCGCCTTCAACTACACACCGGACGCTTTTATTGCGGCGCTGGCAGCCTTTGTAGACGCCCTCGCCCTGGAGCGCTTCTCGCTGGTGGTGCAGGGATTTCTGGGCTCAGCAGGCATCCAGTACGCCCTGCGCGAGCCGCGGCGCATCGCCCGGCTGGCCGTCATCAACGCCCCCATCGCCACGAGTGCCAAATTGCCCTGGAACCTCCGGCAGCTGGGGTTGCCCCTAGTGGGTGAGATGCTCACCCAAAATCCGCTCTCGGTGGATCAGACCCTCGAAGGGGGAGGTTATACGGTCATTTCCAACGGCGATCTAGGCGCCTTTCGCCGCCCCTACAGCGAGAGCGGCGACGCCGGACGGGCATTGATGCTCACCGTGCGCAATCTGGATCTGCCCCGGGCGATGGCGGAGATCGAAGCGGGCCTGACTCCCTGGCGTCAGAACGGTCCGGTGCCCACCCCCTTTGCGCTCGCCCTCATCTGGGGTCTGCGCGACCGCTACCTGGGTGAGGCGATGGCCAAAAGCTTTGTGGCGGCCCACCCGCAGGTCGAATTTTTTCCGGTCGCCCAGGCCGGTCACTACCCGCTGGAGCAAGACCCCGCGGCGGTCAACCAGGCCCTGGTGCGCTTTGTCGCTCAGCCGCGGTAG
- a CDS encoding SMP-30/gluconolactonase/LRE family protein yields the protein MLVVALIGGGVYLWLVPSPIRAVAWNPPPRPPVVGPLAQNGRLMGADLIGRFAGPAAVAFDRAGRLYTGTEDGKIYRIALAAAGGRTVEVFADTGGRPWGLAFDGAGNLVVADARQGLLAIDAGGKVRVLAKRDGTRALGWLTAVAVAADGRVYFSEASEQPYGRDLYLEVLEARPTGRLLVYDPATNRVQVLATRLALPGGLALASGSTAVLVSEAARYRVMRYRLDGPGTGTGEPWIENLPGYPGGMARDGERFWLTIGEPRIDNIDRVHPNAELKNWLAKLPASWVRGNEKGYGLVLLLDKNGRILESLQDPTGRVNRLSNVEHFGADLYLATSIENGIARVRLAAGRAQSGNGLDRSR from the coding sequence GTGCTGGTTGTAGCGCTCATCGGGGGTGGGGTGTACCTGTGGCTTGTGCCTTCGCCGATTCGGGCGGTGGCCTGGAATCCGCCGCCGCGGCCGCCGGTGGTCGGCCCCCTCGCCCAGAACGGCCGGCTGATGGGGGCGGATTTGATTGGTCGCTTCGCTGGCCCGGCGGCGGTCGCTTTTGACCGCGCAGGGCGGCTCTACACCGGCACCGAAGACGGCAAAATCTACCGGATTGCCCTCGCGGCGGCGGGCGGCAGAACGGTCGAAGTGTTCGCCGATACCGGCGGGCGGCCCTGGGGGCTCGCTTTTGATGGAGCGGGCAATCTGGTGGTGGCGGATGCCCGCCAGGGGCTGCTGGCCATCGATGCGGGCGGGAAGGTGCGAGTACTTGCCAAACGGGATGGAACGCGGGCTCTGGGGTGGCTCACGGCCGTGGCCGTGGCCGCCGACGGCCGCGTCTACTTTAGCGAAGCGAGCGAGCAACCCTACGGCCGCGACCTCTACCTGGAGGTACTGGAGGCAAGACCCACCGGGCGCCTGCTGGTCTACGATCCGGCCACTAACCGGGTGCAGGTGCTGGCCACCCGGTTGGCCCTACCCGGCGGCCTCGCCCTGGCAAGCGGCAGCACCGCCGTACTGGTGAGCGAGGCGGCGCGTTACCGGGTGATGCGCTACCGGTTGGATGGCCCCGGGACCGGAACCGGCGAGCCCTGGATTGAGAATTTGCCAGGGTACCCAGGGGGAATGGCCCGCGACGGCGAGCGTTTCTGGCTGACCATCGGCGAACCGCGCATCGACAACATCGATCGCGTGCATCCCAATGCCGAACTAAAAAATTGGCTTGCCAAACTGCCCGCCAGTTGGGTGCGCGGCAACGAAAAAGGCTATGGATTGGTCCTGTTGCTCGATAAAAACGGCCGCATTCTGGAAAGCTTACAAGATCCGACTGGACGGGTCAATCGTCTCAGCAACGTCGAACACTTCGGTGCGGATCTTTATCTGGCAACGAGCATCGAAAACGGTATCGCCCGGGTGCGCCTCGCCGCCGGCCGCGCCCAGAGCGGCAACGGCCTCGATCGCTCTCGCTGA
- a CDS encoding elongation factor G: MNTSTSAHWRSIAIVGPYQSGKSTLLESLLFVTGAISRKGTVEDGNSVADGTAEARARQMGVEVNAAFAEYQGVQLSFLDCPGSIEFAQETWNALIGVDAALVVCEPEATRALIVAPLLKFLDDWQIPHVLFINKMDRASTPLKEVLAALQSISSRPLALRQFPIGQGDRLSGFIDLVSEQAWQYHPGGPPDPIALPEIYRSDELAARAELLEVLAEFDDHLLEELVEEIEPPEAEIRTDLKRDLEDDLIVPVFCGVALRDFGVRPLLAALLSEVPEAACSARHRGIAAEGPPVAQVLKTFYSPQSGKLSLVRIWRGVLADGAQINGARLAGLYRLCGQQQTALAAAGPGEIVALGRLEGIKTGDTLALGSQETPLASCAPLTPVFALAIAPEKRADEVKFSAAVAKLLEEDPSLSWQQNSGTREVVLWGQGEIHLQVALGRLRRKYNLPMQSHPPQVPYRETIRRAWSSHGRYKHQTGGHGQFGDVYLDIRPLARGEGFQFAETIVGGVVPRQYVPGVETGVREALERGPLGYPVVDVAVTLTNGSYHTVDSSEQAFKQAARIAMHEGLARCEPVLLEPIVELDVSVPVEFTARALRLLSGKRGQILHYQGDGERREWDCVNAFLPLAQMNEFAIELRSLSLGVGCFAWRPAHLQEVPEKLAERLLART; encoded by the coding sequence ATGAATACCAGCACGAGCGCGCATTGGCGCAGTATTGCGATTGTAGGCCCCTACCAGAGCGGCAAATCGACGCTGTTAGAAAGCCTGCTGTTCGTGACGGGAGCCATCTCCCGCAAGGGGACCGTTGAGGACGGCAACAGCGTCGCCGACGGTACCGCCGAGGCGCGCGCCCGCCAGATGGGCGTTGAGGTCAACGCTGCCTTTGCCGAATACCAGGGGGTGCAGTTGAGCTTTTTGGATTGCCCGGGGTCGATCGAGTTTGCCCAGGAGACCTGGAATGCGCTGATCGGTGTGGACGCGGCGCTCGTCGTCTGCGAACCGGAGGCGACCCGGGCCTTGATTGTGGCGCCGCTGCTCAAGTTTCTTGATGACTGGCAAATTCCCCATGTGCTCTTTATCAACAAGATGGACCGGGCCAGTACTCCCCTAAAAGAGGTCCTGGCTGCACTGCAGTCGATCTCAAGCCGTCCCCTCGCCCTGCGCCAGTTCCCGATTGGCCAGGGCGATCGTTTAAGCGGGTTTATCGATTTGGTGAGCGAGCAGGCCTGGCAGTACCACCCCGGCGGCCCGCCCGACCCGATTGCGCTACCGGAGATTTATCGCAGCGACGAGTTGGCGGCCCGGGCCGAACTGCTCGAAGTGCTCGCCGAGTTCGACGATCACCTGCTCGAAGAACTGGTCGAAGAAATCGAGCCGCCCGAGGCGGAAATTCGCACCGACCTCAAGCGCGACCTCGAAGACGATCTGATCGTGCCGGTGTTCTGCGGGGTGGCGCTGCGCGATTTTGGAGTCAGGCCGCTTCTGGCCGCGCTGCTTTCGGAGGTGCCGGAGGCGGCCTGTTCTGCTCGTCACCGGGGTATCGCCGCCGAAGGCCCGCCTGTGGCCCAGGTGCTCAAGACTTTTTATTCGCCCCAGAGCGGCAAACTTTCGCTGGTGCGCATCTGGCGCGGGGTGTTGGCCGACGGTGCCCAGATAAACGGTGCGCGCCTCGCCGGGTTGTATCGGCTGTGCGGCCAGCAGCAGACGGCCCTCGCGGCGGCTGGACCCGGCGAGATTGTCGCCCTGGGTCGCCTCGAAGGGATCAAAACCGGCGACACCCTGGCACTCGGATCACAGGAAACTCCCCTGGCGAGCTGCGCGCCGCTCACCCCGGTTTTTGCCCTCGCCATCGCCCCCGAAAAGCGCGCCGACGAGGTCAAATTCAGCGCCGCCGTCGCCAAATTGCTCGAAGAAGATCCATCGCTCAGTTGGCAACAAAACAGCGGCACGCGCGAGGTGGTTCTCTGGGGCCAGGGCGAAATTCACCTGCAGGTGGCCCTCGGCCGGTTGCGGCGCAAGTACAACCTGCCGATGCAGTCGCACCCGCCGCAGGTGCCCTACCGCGAGACCATCCGCCGCGCCTGGTCAAGCCACGGACGCTACAAGCATCAGACCGGCGGCCACGGCCAGTTTGGCGATGTCTACCTCGACATTCGGCCTCTGGCGCGCGGTGAAGGGTTTCAATTTGCCGAGACGATTGTGGGCGGTGTGGTGCCCCGGCAGTACGTTCCCGGCGTGGAGACGGGCGTGCGCGAAGCGCTGGAGCGCGGACCTTTGGGCTACCCGGTGGTGGACGTGGCGGTCACCCTCACCAACGGCTCCTACCACACCGTCGATAGTTCCGAGCAGGCGTTCAAGCAGGCGGCCCGCATCGCGATGCACGAGGGCCTCGCCCGCTGCGAGCCGGTGCTGCTCGAACCGATTGTCGAACTTGACGTCTCGGTGCCGGTGGAGTTTACCGCCCGCGCCCTGCGCCTGCTCAGCGGCAAACGCGGTCAGATCCTCCACTACCAGGGCGATGGAGAGCGCCGCGAATGGGACTGCGTCAACGCCTTTTTGCCCCTCGCTCAGATGAACGAATTTGCTATCGAGTTGCGCTCGCTGAGTCTTGGTGTCGGCTGTTTCGCCTGGCGGCCCGCCCACCTGCAGGAGGTGCCGGAAAAACTCGCCGAGCGTCTTCTGGCACGCACTTGA
- a CDS encoding type 1 glutamine amidotransferase domain-containing protein, translated as MADLSRLRVAVLATDGFEETELTEPMRALQQAGAHVEIIAPAAGEIQAFRHHDKSVRVAVDRTLNEAQPNQYDALVLPGGTFNADALRVDPKVQAFVRNMHQSGKPIAAICHAPWILISTGLVKGRTLTSYHTLQDDVRNAGGRWQDREVIVEGNWVTSRKPDDLPAFNRELLNQLSALPGRV; from the coding sequence ATGGCCGATCTGTCGCGCCTGCGGGTGGCGGTACTCGCTACCGACGGCTTTGAAGAAACGGAACTGACCGAGCCGATGCGTGCCCTCCAACAAGCGGGTGCCCATGTCGAAATTATTGCGCCCGCAGCGGGAGAGATCCAGGCGTTTCGCCACCACGACAAGAGCGTGCGTGTTGCTGTCGACCGGACGCTCAACGAAGCGCAACCGAACCAATACGACGCTCTGGTGCTGCCTGGAGGAACATTCAACGCCGATGCACTGCGTGTCGATCCCAAGGTGCAGGCTTTTGTGCGCAATATGCACCAGTCCGGCAAACCCATCGCCGCCATTTGCCATGCCCCGTGGATCTTGATCTCGACGGGGCTGGTGAAAGGGCGGACGCTCACCAGCTATCACACACTCCAAGATGATGTCCGCAATGCTGGGGGGCGATGGCAAGATCGCGAGGTGATCGTCGAGGGCAACTGGGTGACCAGCCGCAAACCGGACGATCTACCAGCATTCAACCGGGAACTACTCAACCAACTGAGTGCGCTGCCCGGTCGGGTCTGA
- a CDS encoding AbrB family transcriptional regulator → MTPVSGKELLKLIKQNPGKSAKQLAEMAGYTTVTKTGQKRVKMLAFQSAVLEANNIAIKPEQEEVETVRGGRKASYRIQVQQNGNLLIGSAYTRQMGLIPGTEFEIQVGRKHIKLVQVGMAGSGEDSGEAAESKELMAV, encoded by the coding sequence ATGACGCCTGTCAGCGGCAAAGAGTTACTGAAGCTTATCAAACAGAACCCCGGCAAATCCGCCAAACAGCTTGCTGAGATGGCCGGCTACACGACCGTGACTAAGACCGGTCAAAAACGCGTCAAGATGCTCGCCTTTCAGAGTGCAGTGCTCGAGGCCAACAACATTGCCATCAAGCCCGAGCAAGAAGAAGTAGAAACCGTCCGCGGTGGTCGCAAGGCAAGTTACCGCATCCAGGTTCAGCAAAATGGCAATCTGCTCATTGGCTCGGCGTACACTCGCCAGATGGGTTTGATCCCCGGCACCGAATTCGAGATTCAGGTCGGCCGCAAGCACATCAAGCTCGTCCAGGTAGGTATGGCCGGAAGTGGCGAAGATTCTGGCGAAGCCGCCGAATCGAAGGAACTTATGGCGGTTTGA
- a CDS encoding O-methyltransferase: MADDDSRTGRAHYASPAIRAYLDGLYLPPDPDLAHAVAELDRVGMPRIQVSATEGKILYLLVQMIRARRVVEFGTLSGYSGLWILKAMGRDGHLWTCEYNPEHARVARGVFERAGYGPQVSIFEGPGLASLDKLAHFAPFDAVFLDADKSGYARYARWAFEHLRPGGLIIGDNTYLFGYLAGREPDNQWNAQAIETMRDFHAFVASHCTAVSLPTPDGLTVGMKPY; this comes from the coding sequence ATGGCCGACGACGACTCGCGCACCGGTAGAGCCCACTACGCAAGCCCAGCCATCCGGGCTTACCTCGACGGGCTTTACCTTCCCCCGGATCCGGATTTGGCCCACGCGGTGGCTGAACTTGACCGCGTAGGGATGCCGCGCATCCAGGTCTCCGCCACCGAGGGCAAGATTCTCTACCTGCTTGTGCAGATGATCCGGGCGCGCAGGGTGGTTGAATTCGGTACCCTCTCCGGCTACTCGGGTCTGTGGATACTCAAGGCCATGGGCCGGGACGGCCATCTGTGGACCTGCGAGTACAACCCCGAGCACGCCCGGGTGGCGCGGGGAGTCTTCGAGCGGGCGGGCTACGGCCCGCAGGTGAGCATTTTCGAGGGACCGGGCCTGGCAAGCCTCGACAAGCTTGCCCACTTCGCTCCCTTTGACGCGGTCTTCCTGGATGCCGACAAATCCGGCTATGCCCGCTACGCCCGCTGGGCCTTCGAGCACCTCAGGCCGGGAGGCCTGATTATCGGCGACAACACCTATCTGTTTGGCTATCTGGCCGGGCGCGAACCCGACAATCAGTGGAATGCGCAGGCCATCGAGACGATGCGCGACTTTCATGCCTTTGTCGCTTCCCACTGCACCGCCGTCAGTCTACCCACCCCCGACGGCCTCACCGTCGGCATGAAACCTTACTGA
- a CDS encoding aspartyl/asparaginyl beta-hydroxylase domain-containing protein gives MYYDAGQFGFVAQLETHWQAIRQELEHLGDGDFIAWPEKYLYGQGWDIFGLYAFGIKVGANCKLCPETTRLVNQIPGLMSAGFSSLKPGTHIAPHTGYPDGLLRCHLGLIVPDESALRVGEAVRSWQEGRCLVFDDTTEHEAWNRGSFTRIVLLLDFKAPAGLLFAPVKPESKGLASLFGLLKKK, from the coding sequence TTGTACTACGACGCGGGACAATTCGGATTCGTTGCGCAACTGGAGACCCACTGGCAGGCTATCCGCCAGGAACTTGAACATTTAGGTGACGGCGACTTTATCGCCTGGCCCGAAAAATATTTGTATGGTCAGGGCTGGGACATTTTTGGCCTCTATGCCTTCGGGATCAAAGTCGGCGCCAACTGCAAACTTTGTCCCGAGACGACCCGGCTGGTCAATCAGATCCCCGGTCTGATGAGCGCCGGTTTTTCTTCGCTCAAGCCGGGCACCCATATCGCCCCGCACACCGGTTATCCGGACGGTCTGTTGCGGTGTCATCTGGGACTGATCGTCCCGGACGAGAGCGCGCTGCGGGTGGGGGAGGCGGTGCGAAGCTGGCAGGAAGGCCGCTGTCTGGTTTTTGACGACACCACCGAGCACGAAGCCTGGAATCGGGGAAGCTTTACCCGTATTGTGCTGCTGCTGGATTTCAAGGCTCCGGCAGGTTTGCTCTTTGCGCCGGTAAAACCCGAAAGCAAGGGTCTAGCTTCGTTGTTCGGGTTGCTGAAAAAAAAATAG
- a CDS encoding gluconokinase: MVIIVLGVSGAGKSRFGSALAAALAWRFADGDDFHTPEAVAKMRRAQPLDDADRAPWLVQMRLGIEGWLARGENVVLACSALKENYRRLLRGGDKPIEFVYLKITPRLAAERVNRRAASTGHFMPPELLKSQFEDLEEPEQAVVIDMDKLETTSQQIDQVQCALNI; encoded by the coding sequence ATGGTGATTATCGTGCTGGGTGTCTCCGGTGCGGGCAAGAGCCGGTTTGGTAGCGCCCTCGCGGCCGCCTTGGCCTGGCGCTTTGCCGACGGAGACGATTTTCACACTCCCGAAGCCGTCGCCAAGATGCGCCGTGCTCAGCCCCTCGACGACGCAGACCGCGCTCCCTGGCTTGTGCAGATGAGGCTGGGGATTGAGGGCTGGCTGGCGCGGGGCGAGAATGTCGTGCTGGCGTGCTCGGCTCTCAAAGAAAATTACCGTCGCCTGTTGCGGGGTGGTGATAAGCCGATTGAGTTTGTTTACCTCAAGATCACCCCAAGGCTTGCCGCTGAGCGGGTAAACAGGCGGGCGGCAAGTACCGGGCACTTCATGCCGCCAGAACTGCTCAAAAGCCAGTTCGAGGACCTCGAAGAACCTGAGCAGGCAGTGGTAATCGACATGGATAAGTTGGAGACGACGTCGCAACAGATAGACCAGGTGCAGTGTGCACTCAACATCTGA
- a CDS encoding Dps family protein — protein sequence MPKLNIGLSTEQREGVIDLLNRDLSDAYLVLIKTKKYHWDVVGPQFRSLHTLWEEQYEALTTNIDALAERVRALGGYPVGTAKGFLEYASVNEHAGDIPNAQGMVSNLLADHELIIRNLREHVDACSEKFGDEGTADFLTGLMEQHEEMAWMLRSFIEGESIEPTPSRTPGSDVRAHAELK from the coding sequence ATGCCTAAATTGAACATTGGCCTGAGCACCGAACAGCGCGAGGGGGTCATCGACCTGCTCAATCGGGATCTTTCCGATGCCTACCTGGTGCTCATCAAGACCAAGAAGTACCACTGGGACGTGGTGGGTCCCCAGTTTCGTTCGCTCCATACCCTCTGGGAAGAGCAGTACGAAGCGTTGACCACCAATATCGATGCGCTCGCAGAACGCGTACGGGCCCTGGGCGGCTATCCGGTCGGTACCGCCAAGGGCTTTCTTGAGTATGCCTCGGTCAACGAGCACGCCGGCGATATCCCGAACGCCCAGGGTATGGTATCCAACCTGCTTGCCGACCACGAGCTGATCATCCGCAACCTGCGCGAGCACGTCGATGCCTGTTCTGAGAAGTTCGGCGACGAAGGGACGGCGGACTTTTTGACCGGCCTGATGGAACAGCACGAGGAGATGGCCTGGATGTTGCGCTCGTTTATCGAGGGCGAATCGATCGAGCCTACTCCCAGCCGCACCCCTGGGTCGGATGTGCGCGCCCATGCCGAGCTGAAGTAA